In Micromonospora sp. R77, one DNA window encodes the following:
- a CDS encoding zf-TFIIB domain-containing protein, whose protein sequence is MQLTCPKCHGDMRQYERSGVVIDQCGECRGIFLDRG, encoded by the coding sequence ATGCAGCTCACCTGCCCCAAATGTCACGGAGACATGCGCCAGTACGAGCGCAGCGGTGTCGTCATCGACCAGTGCGGCGAGTGCCGCGGCATCTTCCTCGACCGCGGCGA